One genomic window of bacterium includes the following:
- a CDS encoding sodium ion-translocating decarboxylase subunit beta, translating into MIESVLAGLSGLVSGTQYLFSQGLPNMVMLVVGGFLIYLGVKKEVEPLLLVPIGFGCVLVNIPLSDLMEPGGLLRIFYDMGISNELFPLLIFVGIGAMTDFTPLLENPKILLLGAAGQFGIFFTLLLALALGFPELEAVSIAIIGACDGPTAIYVTSQYAPQLLGAVSVAAYSYMSLVPIIQPPIMRLLTTQKERTIKMSTAKKTVSARTKLLFPIVVTCITGLIAPKGLPLMGTIMLGNFMKECGVVARLTNASQNEIANIVTLFLGLAIGGTMEGHAFLKTQTLAIFGLGFVAICLDTVAGVCFGKLMCALSGGKVNPLIGAAGISAYPMAARVVQVQGQRYDKKNFLLMHAMGANTGGQIGSVMAAAVMLSVLKGMGLI; encoded by the coding sequence ATGATAGAGAGTGTTCTGGCCGGGCTGTCAGGCCTTGTGAGTGGCACTCAGTATTTGTTTTCACAGGGTCTGCCGAATATGGTTATGCTCGTAGTGGGCGGGTTCTTGATCTATCTGGGGGTCAAGAAGGAAGTAGAGCCCCTTTTGCTTGTGCCCATAGGATTCGGATGTGTGCTGGTGAACATTCCTCTCAGTGATCTGATGGAGCCAGGAGGTCTACTGAGGATCTTTTACGATATGGGTATAAGCAACGAGCTTTTTCCGCTTCTCATCTTTGTCGGAATCGGAGCAATGACAGACTTTACCCCTTTGTTGGAAAATCCCAAGATTCTACTTTTGGGAGCAGCGGGGCAGTTTGGGATTTTCTTTACATTACTTCTGGCATTGGCTTTAGGCTTTCCCGAGTTAGAGGCCGTAAGCATAGCCATTATCGGAGCTTGTGACGGCCCTACCGCAATATACGTGACCTCCCAGTATGCCCCTCAGCTACTGGGAGCAGTATCTGTGGCTGCCTATTCATACATGTCCTTGGTGCCCATCATACAGCCTCCCATAATGCGACTTCTGACCACTCAGAAAGAGCGCACCATAAAAATGAGCACAGCGAAGAAAACCGTCTCAGCAAGGACCAAGCTGCTCTTTCCCATAGTGGTGACCTGTATAACAGGACTCATTGCCCCCAAAGGCCTTCCCCTGATGGGAACAATAATGCTGGGTAACTTCATGAAGGAATGCGGAGTGGTAGCGCGCCTTACCAATGCTTCCCAAAACGAGATTGCAAACATAGTGACTCTTTTCTTGGGCCTGGCCATAGGGGGCACCATGGAGGGGCACGCATTTCTTAAAACCCAGACCCTGGCAATCTTCGGCCTGGGTTTTGTGGCCATTTGCCTGGATACAGTGGCCGGGGTTTGCTTCGGAAAGCTCATGTGTGCTTTGTCTGGTGGGAAGGTAAACCCATTGATAGGTGCAGCCGGTATTTCAGCTTATCCCATGGCCGCAAGAGTTGTACAGGTTCAGGGACAAAGGTATGACAAGAAGAATTTCCTTCTGATGCATGCCATGGGAGCCAACACAGGAGGTCAAATAGGATCTGTGATGGCAGCTGCGGTAATGCTCTCAGTCTTGAAGGGGATGGGCCTTATCTGA
- a CDS encoding lytic murein transglycosylase, with product MAFRFLLAAIVALMFFFCFSIAPHAQDRETSFQKWLEALRAEALSLGISSSTLETALLGLTPIDRVIELDRSQPEVKLTLEEYLARLVTEARILSGRHHLAQHRELFQEAQAKYGVPASVLVALWGVESDYGRLPGKFPVIASVATLAYDGRRGSYFRKELLLALRILDEGHIRLDEMTGSWAGAMGHFQFMPSTFVDYALDADGDGRKDIWNNLQDAVHSAANYLASMGWKPGLPWGVEVRLPKGFNNNKLGPEAKRSCEAWKSMGLTFVDGKPLKLDWETDAWVVAPQWPKGRAFLVNRNYRAVYRWNPSHSFAIAVGILSDRIARNSHNP from the coding sequence ATGGCATTTCGTTTTCTTTTGGCCGCCATCGTAGCACTCATGTTTTTTTTCTGCTTTTCCATTGCCCCTCACGCCCAGGACCGGGAGACCAGTTTCCAAAAGTGGCTTGAGGCCCTCAGGGCAGAGGCCTTGTCCCTGGGAATATCCAGCAGCACTTTGGAAACTGCCCTCTTGGGGCTTACCCCCATTGACAGGGTCATAGAATTGGATCGGTCACAGCCAGAAGTGAAGCTGACCCTGGAGGAGTACCTGGCACGTCTGGTCACAGAGGCCCGCATCCTAAGCGGAAGGCATCACCTAGCCCAGCACAGGGAGCTATTCCAGGAGGCCCAGGCCAAATATGGCGTCCCGGCCTCAGTGCTGGTAGCTCTCTGGGGCGTGGAGTCAGATTATGGAAGGCTCCCTGGCAAGTTTCCTGTGATAGCATCGGTGGCCACCTTGGCCTACGATGGAAGAAGAGGCAGCTACTTTCGAAAGGAGCTACTCTTGGCCCTCAGGATCTTGGATGAGGGGCACATCCGTTTGGATGAGATGACAGGCTCCTGGGCAGGTGCCATGGGGCACTTTCAGTTCATGCCCTCCACCTTTGTGGATTATGCCCTTGATGCTGACGGAGATGGCCGCAAAGATATCTGGAACAACTTGCAGGATGCCGTGCATTCTGCGGCCAATTACCTGGCCTCCATGGGGTGGAAGCCAGGCCTGCCATGGGGAGTGGAGGTGCGCCTTCCCAAGGGATTCAACAATAACAAGCTGGGACCCGAGGCCAAGAGATCCTGTGAGGCATGGAAATCCATGGGCCTGACCTTTGTTGACGGAAAGCCCCTGAAACTGGACTGGGAAACAGATGCCTGGGTGGTGGCCCCCCAGTGGCCCAAAGGAAGGGCATTCCTGGTCAACCGCAATTATAGAGCCGTGTACAGGTGGAACCCATCCCACTCCTTTGCCATAGCCGTGGGCATCCTGTCTGACCGGATAGCCCGCAATTCACACAATCCATGA
- the cobT gene encoding nicotinate-nucleotide--dimethylbenzimidazole phosphoribosyltransferase, which yields MKLLQEAVARIQPQDPSFRDEARRRLEQLTMPHWALGRLMDLAVELAGMTRSTRPSVERRVVVTMAADHGVVAEGVSKYPQEVTPQMVRNFLNGGAGINALARVARAQVVVVDMGVAAQIQELEQNTAFISRKIAPGTSNMARGPAMSKDQALASIETGISIAMDLASSFELLATGDMGIGNTTPSSAIVALLTGASVEEVTGRGTGVDDRQLAHKISVISKAIELNAPDPSDPMDVLSKVGGFEIGGIAGLILGCAACKKPVILDGFISTAGALIAQALCPVSTHYMISSHKSVEQGHRIALQRLGLKPLLDLDLRLGEGTGAALAMPLVEAAVRILTEVATFEEASMSKAADPERVE from the coding sequence ATGAAACTCCTGCAAGAGGCAGTGGCCAGGATCCAGCCCCAGGACCCTAGCTTCAGAGATGAGGCCAGAAGGAGGCTGGAGCAGCTCACCATGCCCCACTGGGCCCTGGGCAGGCTCATGGACCTGGCCGTGGAATTGGCTGGAATGACCCGCTCCACGAGGCCATCGGTTGAGCGCAGGGTGGTGGTAACCATGGCCGCTGATCACGGGGTTGTGGCCGAGGGGGTGAGCAAGTATCCCCAAGAGGTTACCCCCCAAATGGTGCGCAACTTCCTAAATGGTGGCGCTGGTATCAACGCCTTGGCCAGGGTTGCAAGGGCCCAGGTGGTGGTGGTGGACATGGGGGTGGCAGCTCAGATCCAGGAATTGGAACAAAACACTGCCTTCATATCCAGGAAGATAGCCCCAGGAACATCCAACATGGCCAGGGGGCCTGCCATGAGCAAAGATCAGGCCCTGGCCTCCATCGAGACCGGTATATCAATAGCCATGGATCTGGCTTCCAGCTTCGAGCTTTTAGCCACAGGCGACATGGGCATCGGCAACACCACTCCTAGTTCAGCCATAGTCGCGCTTCTCACCGGCGCCTCTGTTGAAGAAGTCACGGGCCGAGGCACCGGAGTGGATGACCGGCAGCTGGCCCACAAGATCTCGGTGATAAGCAAGGCCATCGAGCTCAACGCTCCTGATCCATCGGATCCAATGGATGTGCTCTCCAAGGTTGGAGGTTTTGAGATAGGGGGCATAGCGGGTTTGATACTTGGATGCGCCGCATGCAAGAAACCAGTGATTCTGGACGGCTTCATATCCACGGCAGGAGCTCTCATTGCCCAGGCTCTTTGCCCGGTGTCCACCCATTACATGATCTCCTCCCACAAGAGCGTGGAGCAAGGCCACAGGATCGCCTTGCAAAGACTCGGGCTCAAGCCCCTGTTGGACCTGGACTTGAGGCTTGGAGAGGGCACAGGAGCAGCCCTGGCCATGCCCTTGGTGGAGGCTGCTGTAAGGATACTCACGGAGGTGGCCACATTCGAGGAAGCCTCTATGTCCAAAGCAGCAGATCCAGAAAGAGTCGAATGA
- a CDS encoding NAD(P)H-dependent oxidoreductase, with product MDILILYYSKGGNTRKLAQFVAEGVESVPGAKALLKTPSDVTKEDFVAASGIIAGSPVYFGGMASELKRVFDEFVGVRKKMANKVGAAFATSGDPTGGKETTMLSILQCMLIYGMVVVGDPLDATGHYGVACVGAPDVGAAENARKLGRRVAELCARLAT from the coding sequence ATGGACATACTGATCCTTTATTACTCCAAGGGCGGCAACACAAGGAAGCTGGCTCAGTTCGTGGCAGAAGGAGTGGAATCTGTGCCTGGAGCCAAAGCCTTGTTAAAGACGCCTTCTGATGTGACCAAGGAGGACTTCGTGGCAGCCTCGGGCATCATTGCGGGCTCTCCAGTTTACTTTGGCGGCATGGCCTCGGAGCTCAAGAGGGTTTTCGATGAGTTCGTGGGGGTCAGAAAAAAGATGGCCAACAAGGTAGGGGCTGCATTTGCAACATCAGGGGATCCCACAGGTGGGAAAGAGACCACCATGTTATCCATACTCCAGTGCATGCTCATCTACGGCATGGTAGTGGTGGGCGACCCGCTGGATGCCACAGGTCATTATGGTGTGGCATGCGTTGGAGCCCCCGATGTGGGAGCAGCGGAAAACGCCAGAAAGCTGGGCAGGAGGGTGGCAGAGCTTTGTGCAAGGTTGGCAACCTAA
- a CDS encoding OadG family protein, with product MDKWTFGLTMMIVGMGGTLITLWILSLLMTLLKKIFPIASEQNSPKNSR from the coding sequence ATGGATAAGTGGACATTTGGTCTTACCATGATGATAGTGGGTATGGGCGGGACACTCATCACACTGTGGATATTGAGCCTTCTCATGACCCTTCTTAAGAAAATCTTCCCCATTGCCTCAGAGCAGAACTCCCCAAAGAACAGCAGATAG
- a CDS encoding TerC family protein, with product MDLGALGEIHFTWDFLVSLLSIVVIDLVLAGDNAVIIAMAVRGLPASQRKKGIIFGAGAAVLLRVLCTFVTAQLLRIQYVKLIGGAVIIWIAVKLLMEGAHEEKLQREPKTIWQAVWVIVVADITMSIDNMLAVGGASKGNLFLLLFGLGLSIPLVVFTSNLLSILMDKYPIIVYIGAAILGRVGGEMMITDPFIVRILNPSVYVKYGTEAFFTVGVIVCAKLLVRRKLKRMAGEHGILQDPDSATGGT from the coding sequence ATGGACCTTGGAGCATTGGGGGAAATCCATTTTACCTGGGATTTTCTGGTTTCTCTTTTGAGCATAGTTGTCATCGATTTGGTTCTGGCAGGGGATAACGCAGTCATCATCGCCATGGCGGTTAGAGGACTTCCTGCTTCCCAGCGCAAGAAGGGTATTATTTTTGGTGCTGGGGCGGCTGTGTTGTTGAGGGTGTTGTGCACCTTTGTGACAGCACAGCTTCTAAGGATTCAATACGTGAAGCTCATCGGGGGCGCTGTAATAATTTGGATTGCCGTAAAGCTTCTGATGGAAGGAGCTCACGAGGAAAAACTTCAGAGGGAGCCCAAGACGATTTGGCAGGCTGTTTGGGTCATTGTGGTTGCTGACATCACAATGTCCATAGACAACATGCTGGCTGTGGGAGGAGCATCCAAGGGAAACCTTTTCCTTTTGCTTTTTGGTTTGGGGTTGAGCATTCCCTTGGTGGTCTTTACAAGCAATCTTCTCTCCATCCTCATGGACAAGTATCCCATCATCGTATACATAGGAGCAGCGATACTGGGAAGGGTAGGCGGGGAGATGATGATCACGGATCCTTTTATCGTGAGGATCCTGAATCCCTCGGTCTATGTTAAGTATGGCACTGAGGCTTTTTTCACTGTCGGAGTTATCGTGTGTGCGAAACTGCTGGTGAGGCGTAAACTGAAGCGTATGGCAGGAGAGCATGGCATCTTGCAAGACCCTGATTCCGCAACAGGAGGAACTTGA
- a CDS encoding cytidylate kinase family protein, which translates to MAVLCVSRQFSCGAEHITRQIADDLGYEYVDKARLADDLSAFGENWSDLLKDRDESCPTIWERYDRGYKAMISLVEAKIYEYASKDKVVIVGRGSHILLAGLDPVLRVRFLAPDWKRIELLMQREDMDRTTAEWLMKKVDREKACYIQANYGKSLDDPNEFDLVFDTSRHSSQEILDQVIDALKHKDQSTSKQGWQRLQNLALAALVKARIAADPRVFIPTIEVQEQGGALVLMGVVHGEKEMKLALEIAQEVAENKPLINRLRFRLAGPIH; encoded by the coding sequence ATGGCCGTCCTATGTGTGTCAAGACAGTTCTCATGCGGCGCGGAGCATATCACCCGGCAAATCGCCGATGATCTGGGTTATGAATATGTGGACAAGGCAAGGCTTGCTGATGATCTTTCAGCTTTTGGGGAAAACTGGAGCGACCTGCTGAAGGATCGGGACGAGTCATGCCCCACCATATGGGAGCGTTATGACAGAGGTTATAAGGCCATGATCAGCCTTGTTGAGGCCAAGATATATGAATACGCATCCAAAGACAAAGTAGTGATTGTGGGAAGGGGATCTCATATTCTGCTGGCAGGATTAGACCCAGTCTTACGTGTCCGCTTTTTGGCACCGGATTGGAAAAGAATAGAACTTCTCATGCAAAGAGAAGATATGGACAGGACAACCGCCGAATGGCTGATGAAAAAGGTGGATCGGGAAAAGGCCTGCTACATACAGGCTAATTATGGGAAATCCTTGGATGATCCCAATGAATTCGATCTGGTTTTCGACACATCCAGACACTCTTCCCAGGAAATCCTTGACCAAGTAATTGATGCTTTGAAGCACAAGGACCAAAGCACATCAAAGCAAGGGTGGCAAAGACTTCAGAATCTGGCTTTGGCGGCTCTTGTGAAGGCCAGGATAGCCGCTGATCCGCGCGTTTTTATCCCCACCATCGAAGTGCAAGAGCAAGGAGGCGCTCTGGTCTTGATGGGAGTTGTACATGGCGAAAAGGAGATGAAGCTGGCTTTGGAAATAGCTCAAGAAGTGGCAGAAAACAAACCATTAATCAATAGGCTTCGCTTCAGACTGGCAGGCCCCATACACTGA
- a CDS encoding TonB-dependent receptor, translating to MRGIRIVQAGLVLFFLLAQGLAFAQGTPGVRLGEVVVTATRTEVPLEELGVSATVITSEEIQQRQATDVMDLLRDVAGLTVYQSGSRGSVTELYSRGTESNHTLVLIDGVRVNEAGGGFDWSSITTDNIERIEIIRGPQSALYGSDAMGGVIHIITKRGQGPPRITLSTAHGGHSESGRYMGEQKIGLSGGTEWAGYSLSFSRVDDLGILPVNNDYWNNTFSGRLDLYPTEKLDVTLTARATQNRFGIATENGGDIPDRLFPGLDPNQYQERLDFVSGLGAKLELFPWWEHVVHAGLHRLDQEFRDRPDAQSAFDAPPGSRTKSLETRSVFDYHTNLKFPLQGPVRSVLTLGYAFDHEALDLKALSTFRFGPPPFGIFSSTEQVEATRSNHAYYMQEQLTILDRLHLTGGFRVEDNSKFGTEVSPRGSVAYELKETNTKLRGALGTGIKEPTFLENFGGYGTVGNPQLKPEKSFSWEVGVDQYFLDRKLMMGVTYFKNHLEDLIAFVPTPFPPPAVLPPNYFNIQEAETWGVELIAKVRPTQGLTIGGTYTFLDTEVLDDGGLGNLFFAKGKKLLRRPNHTGSFFVNWLWKGLNVNLRGSYVGPRDDTFFTVSPGPFGFYNFVNQRVTNQDYFVLDLALSYTMELTSGPVRSMRFFAKARNVLNEKYEEVYGYTAPRASALGGVEFMF from the coding sequence ATGAGAGGGATAAGGATTGTACAAGCGGGGTTGGTTTTGTTTTTTCTTCTTGCTCAAGGTCTAGCTTTTGCCCAGGGAACCCCTGGAGTTCGGCTGGGGGAGGTGGTGGTGACAGCCACCCGCACTGAGGTGCCTCTGGAGGAGCTCGGGGTTTCGGCCACTGTCATAACATCGGAGGAGATCCAGCAGAGGCAGGCCACAGATGTGATGGATCTCCTGAGAGATGTGGCTGGCCTCACCGTGTATCAAAGCGGCTCCAGGGGGTCGGTAACCGAGCTTTACAGCCGAGGCACCGAGAGCAACCACACCCTGGTGCTCATAGATGGTGTGAGGGTCAACGAGGCTGGAGGAGGGTTCGACTGGTCCAGCATCACCACAGACAACATAGAACGCATAGAGATCATCCGCGGCCCACAAAGCGCTCTTTACGGATCTGATGCCATGGGAGGGGTCATCCACATAATAACCAAGAGAGGGCAGGGACCTCCCAGGATAACGCTTTCAACAGCACATGGTGGGCACTCAGAAAGCGGCAGGTACATGGGGGAACAGAAGATTGGTCTTTCGGGGGGCACTGAATGGGCCGGCTATTCCCTGTCCTTCTCAAGAGTGGATGATCTCGGAATCCTGCCTGTCAACAACGACTACTGGAACAACACCTTCAGTGGCCGATTGGATCTTTACCCCACTGAGAAACTGGACGTCACCCTCACTGCCAGAGCCACTCAGAATCGCTTTGGCATAGCCACAGAAAACGGAGGAGATATCCCAGACAGGCTCTTCCCTGGCCTGGACCCCAACCAGTACCAGGAAAGGCTGGATTTTGTAAGCGGGCTTGGAGCCAAGCTGGAGCTTTTTCCCTGGTGGGAACATGTGGTGCATGCTGGCCTTCACAGGTTGGACCAGGAGTTCCGGGACAGGCCCGATGCCCAAAGCGCTTTTGATGCCCCACCTGGGAGCCGCACCAAGTCACTGGAAACAAGGAGTGTCTTCGACTATCACACCAACTTGAAGTTCCCTCTGCAGGGGCCAGTGCGCTCTGTTTTGACCCTGGGCTATGCCTTCGATCATGAAGCCTTGGACCTAAAGGCGCTTTCCACATTTCGTTTCGGCCCCCCTCCCTTCGGGATCTTCAGCAGCACAGAGCAAGTAGAGGCCACCAGATCCAACCATGCTTACTACATGCAAGAACAACTCACCATCCTGGACAGGCTTCATCTCACAGGGGGCTTCAGGGTGGAGGATAACAGCAAGTTCGGCACCGAGGTGAGCCCCAGGGGTTCCGTGGCATATGAGCTCAAAGAGACCAACACCAAGCTCAGGGGGGCTCTGGGCACTGGAATCAAGGAACCCACTTTCTTGGAAAACTTCGGAGGCTATGGCACTGTGGGCAACCCCCAGCTCAAACCCGAGAAGTCCTTCTCTTGGGAAGTGGGTGTTGACCAATACTTCCTGGACAGGAAGCTCATGATGGGAGTGACCTATTTCAAGAACCACCTGGAAGACCTCATAGCCTTTGTACCCACGCCCTTTCCTCCACCTGCGGTGCTTCCCCCCAACTATTTCAATATCCAGGAGGCAGAGACCTGGGGAGTGGAATTGATCGCCAAGGTGAGGCCCACCCAAGGGCTCACCATAGGAGGCACTTACACATTTCTGGACACCGAGGTGTTGGATGACGGTGGACTGGGAAACCTGTTTTTCGCTAAGGGCAAGAAGCTTCTAAGAAGGCCCAATCACACAGGCTCCTTTTTTGTCAACTGGCTCTGGAAAGGCCTCAACGTGAATCTAAGGGGCTCTTATGTGGGGCCCAGAGACGATACTTTCTTCACTGTATCTCCAGGACCCTTCGGCTTTTATAACTTCGTGAACCAAAGGGTCACCAATCAGGATTATTTTGTGTTGGACTTGGCCCTTTCTTACACCATGGAGCTGACATCTGGGCCGGTGCGCTCCATGAGGTTTTTTGCAAAGGCCAGAAACGTTCTCAACGAGAAATATGAGGAAGTCTATGGATACACTGCTCCCAGGGCCAGTGCTCTGGGAGGTGTGGAGTTTATGTTTTGA
- the htpX gene encoding zinc metalloprotease HtpX has translation MNGLKTMVLMVTLTLMLVGFGALLGGRSGMTIALIMAFAMNFFSYWFSDKIVLRMYGAQQVSEAEAPELHAMVRDLARQAGLPMPKVYIIDQDQPNAFATGRNPEHAAVAVTTGILRILSPGELQGVLAHELAHIRNRDILVGTVAATIAGAISYLAQMAQWAMIFGGRSSDDEEGSANPIAAIVMMIVGPIAAMLVQMAISRAREYGADETGARICGRPLSLANALRKLQMAAQQIPMDANPATSHMFIVNPLSGGGIVRLFSTHPPIEERIARLEAMARARGMQA, from the coding sequence ATGAACGGGCTCAAGACCATGGTCCTGATGGTGACCCTGACCCTCATGTTAGTAGGCTTCGGGGCCTTATTGGGGGGAAGATCGGGTATGACCATAGCCTTGATCATGGCCTTTGCCATGAATTTTTTCAGCTACTGGTTCAGCGACAAGATAGTGCTTCGCATGTATGGAGCTCAGCAGGTATCCGAGGCAGAGGCCCCTGAGCTCCACGCCATGGTCAGGGACTTGGCCAGGCAGGCCGGGCTTCCCATGCCAAAGGTGTACATCATAGACCAGGACCAGCCCAATGCCTTTGCCACAGGGCGCAACCCAGAGCATGCTGCCGTGGCCGTTACAACGGGAATTCTCAGGATCCTCTCGCCAGGTGAACTTCAGGGAGTTCTGGCCCACGAGCTGGCGCACATACGTAACAGGGACATCCTGGTGGGCACCGTAGCTGCAACAATAGCAGGAGCCATCAGCTACCTGGCTCAGATGGCCCAGTGGGCCATGATATTCGGAGGAAGGTCCAGCGATGATGAGGAGGGCTCTGCAAATCCCATTGCAGCCATCGTTATGATGATAGTGGGGCCCATAGCTGCCATGTTGGTGCAGATGGCCATTTCCAGGGCAAGGGAGTATGGTGCCGACGAGACAGGGGCCAGGATATGCGGAAGGCCCCTTTCCTTGGCCAATGCCCTCAGAAAGCTTCAGATGGCAGCTCAGCAGATCCCAATGGATGCAAATCCCGCCACCTCCCACATGTTCATCGTGAACCCTCTGTCTGGAGGGGGCATAGTAAGACTCTTTAGCACTCATCCTCCCATAGAGGAGCGCATTGCCAGGCTTGAGGCCATGGCCAGGGCGCGTGGCATGCAGGCCTAA
- a CDS encoding acyl-CoA dehydrogenase family protein, with amino-acid sequence MDPFLSQEQLEIQKAARKFALGEFPQVAEELDREERYPFDLLKKAASLGFIGAWVPETYGGPGLGFLEASLITEEFWRVDPGCSSILSACFGGQMILYFGTEEQKRKYLSPVPAGEKIMGSAITEPNAGSDVAGIRTRAIKQGDHFLINGTKMFITNATIADYFVVLCQTDPDEQKRHARFSVLLVEADTPGLSRRKIHNKLGIRASDTGELIFEDVRVPEENLVGQRGRGFYQFMDFFDRTRVNVASQAVGLAQGALDRAISYSRQREVFGSTLASLQVTQFKLAEMATRVEASRALVRQAAWKLDRGEVDTRLIAMAKWFSGETAVRVADEALQIHGGYGFIGEYDISRLYRDAKIVEIYEGTKEIEKTIIGRRLLKD; translated from the coding sequence ATGGACCCTTTCTTGAGCCAGGAACAACTCGAGATCCAGAAAGCTGCCAGGAAGTTTGCCCTTGGGGAATTCCCCCAGGTAGCCGAGGAACTAGACCGGGAGGAGCGATATCCTTTTGATCTTCTCAAGAAGGCAGCTTCCCTAGGTTTCATAGGCGCATGGGTGCCAGAGACTTACGGTGGACCAGGCTTGGGTTTTCTTGAGGCCAGCCTCATCACAGAGGAGTTCTGGAGGGTGGATCCTGGGTGTTCTTCCATATTGTCTGCCTGTTTCGGGGGCCAGATGATCCTTTATTTCGGCACAGAGGAACAAAAAAGAAAATACCTGAGCCCCGTACCAGCAGGTGAGAAGATCATGGGCTCGGCCATTACCGAGCCCAATGCTGGAAGTGATGTGGCAGGTATCAGAACTCGGGCCATCAAGCAGGGAGACCATTTCCTCATAAACGGCACCAAGATGTTCATAACCAATGCCACCATAGCCGACTATTTCGTGGTGCTTTGTCAGACAGACCCAGATGAACAAAAGCGCCATGCACGCTTCAGCGTGCTGTTGGTTGAAGCGGACACCCCCGGCCTGAGCCGCCGCAAGATCCACAACAAGCTCGGCATAAGGGCATCGGACACCGGGGAGCTCATCTTCGAGGATGTGCGGGTGCCCGAGGAAAATCTGGTGGGCCAAAGAGGCAGGGGTTTTTACCAATTCATGGATTTCTTTGATCGCACCAGGGTGAATGTGGCCTCCCAGGCCGTGGGTTTGGCACAGGGAGCCCTGGACAGAGCCATCTCTTACTCCCGTCAAAGGGAGGTTTTCGGCTCCACTTTGGCCTCCTTGCAGGTCACTCAGTTCAAGCTGGCCGAGATGGCAACCCGCGTTGAAGCCTCCCGTGCCCTGGTCCGCCAGGCTGCCTGGAAGTTGGATCGGGGAGAGGTGGACACCCGGCTCATAGCCATGGCCAAGTGGTTCTCTGGGGAGACGGCCGTAAGGGTTGCCGACGAGGCCTTGCAGATCCACGGCGGCTACGGCTTCATAGGGGAATATGACATATCGAGGCTTTACAGGGACGCCAAGATAGTAGAGATTTACGAGGGCACCAAGGAGATAGAAAAGACAATAATCGGCAGAAGGCTCCTTAAGGACTGA